ACTTAACATTCTAAAAACTCGCAAAATGAAAAAATTACTCTTTATATTTCTGAGCATTGGGATGCTTAGCTCGTGTTCAGAGTTTATGGATACGGTTCCTAGTGATGCTCTCTCTCCTGCTACCTTCTGGAAAACTGAAAAGGATGCCAAGGATGCTGCTATAGGCTGTTATAGCGGTTGGATTAATGGCGATGATGTGTTCTACTGGGATTGCACCTCTGATATTTCATTTAACTATCACACGCACGAAGGGTACCGAAATATTGGAAATGGAACAATAAGCGCGGCAAGTACAGGGCATGGTTTTTACGACTACACCACCATCAGACGTTGTAATACCTTCCTGGAAAATGTTGAATCTATTAAATTTGCTAATGATGCAGATAAGAAAGATTTGATAGCACAGGTTCGTGCAATTCGTGCGTACCAGTACTTCTTGATGAACTTCTGGTATGGTGGTGTACCCATCATCAAAAATTACAGCTCTGCTGCAGAGGCTCAGGTTGCTCGCAACAGCGAGGCTGAGGTCAAGAAGCTTGTTTACGACGAGCTAGACGCGCTTATTCCAGATCTTAAGGCAGCACCATCGCAGGTGGGACGAATCGCCAAAGGAACCGCTTTGGCTATAAAGATGCGTTCTGCGCTATACTGGGGCGACTATCAACGTGCTTTGGATGCAGCTCACGAAATCCAAGCGCTTAAAATGTACGACCTTGAGCAAGGAAAGAATGGCTATTCAAAGCTGTTTACCCTCGAAGGAAAATCGTCGAAGGAAATTATCTACTCTGCCCAGTATGTTGTAAACACATGGTCTAACTGGATTATTGGTGCAATGTACAACAACGGAGACGGAGGATGGTCGTCAATCGTTCCAACTCAAAACCTTGTTGACATGTACGAGATGGCCGATGGCCTTACAAAGGAGGAATCTGCGGCTTACGATCCTACTCATCCATTTGCAGGTCGCGACCCTCGTATGGCTATGACAATTATTTTCCCTGGACAGAATTGGAATGGAGATATTCTTAATACCCTCGACAAAACTGTTGGTGGAAAGTCTAATCCAAACTTCTACGATGCTGCTGATAATGCTTCTAAAACGGGGCTAACCTACGCAAAGTATCTAGCACCATTCTCTCAATACGCTGATATGTGGAATACCGATGCATGTCCAATTGTATTCCGTTATGCAGAAGTGCTGTTGACTATTGCGGAGGCAAAGCTCGAGCTAAATAAGGCGGTTGATGCCGAAATTTACGATGCTCTTGATGCTGTTCGTACCCGTGCCGGAATGCCTGCTGTTGATAGGGCAAAGTACGGTTCTGTTGAAAAGCTTCGCGAGCTTATTCGTCGTGAGCGCTGTATTGAGTTCGCTGGCGAAGGTTTAAGACGTGCCGATATCGTTCGTTGGAAAGATGCTTCGGGCAAAATGGTTGCCGAAACCGTTCTAAACGGCGATCTATACCGTGCGATTGGTACCATCAACACCGCCGAAACAGATCCTTACAAGCGTGCTGTAATTACTTTGCCAACTCCAGATAATGCGTCGTTGCGTAAGGTCGAAACGCGTGCTTTTGCACCTAAGAATAGGTATTTACCATTCTCTCAAAGTGCCTTGGATAAAAATCCTAAGCTTAAGCAGAACGATGGATATTAGAATATTCTAGTAAACAGATATAAGAGGTTGCCCCAAAGGCAGCCTCTTTTTTTTTACCAGAAGGCTGGTGCCCCCATTTATCCAATGCTACCGCTCCCTTTTCAGGATGCTGTACACCTCAAGGTCTGTAAAAACGCCGCCAACCAGCAGCTCGCCATCGCGCTCAACGCCTTCGAGCGTAAACCCGAGCCGTTGAGGGATGCGCTTGCTTCGGATATTACCAGCTGCGCATCTTATTTGGATTCGGTTCATGGCCATATTGTCAAATGCGTAGCTCATCAGCCTCCGTACCGATTCGGTTACAATACCCTTTTTCTGGTACCTTTCCGAGATCCAGTAGCCGATCTCCGTTTTCCGATTCGGCCAATCGGTATCCTTAAAGCCCACCAACCCTACCAGCCGATCGTCGTAGCGGATGGTAAAAACCAAGTCGCGGTGCTCCTGGGGCGCATCGATAACCGATTTGATGTACTGCTCCGAGTCTTCCACCTTTCGGGTGAAATCCACAAATGGC
This sequence is a window from Acetobacteroides hydrogenigenes. Protein-coding genes within it:
- a CDS encoding RagB/SusD family nutrient uptake outer membrane protein, with the translated sequence MKKLLFIFLSIGMLSSCSEFMDTVPSDALSPATFWKTEKDAKDAAIGCYSGWINGDDVFYWDCTSDISFNYHTHEGYRNIGNGTISAASTGHGFYDYTTIRRCNTFLENVESIKFANDADKKDLIAQVRAIRAYQYFLMNFWYGGVPIIKNYSSAAEAQVARNSEAEVKKLVYDELDALIPDLKAAPSQVGRIAKGTALAIKMRSALYWGDYQRALDAAHEIQALKMYDLEQGKNGYSKLFTLEGKSSKEIIYSAQYVVNTWSNWIIGAMYNNGDGGWSSIVPTQNLVDMYEMADGLTKEESAAYDPTHPFAGRDPRMAMTIIFPGQNWNGDILNTLDKTVGGKSNPNFYDAADNASKTGLTYAKYLAPFSQYADMWNTDACPIVFRYAEVLLTIAEAKLELNKAVDAEIYDALDAVRTRAGMPAVDRAKYGSVEKLRELIRRERCIEFAGEGLRRADIVRWKDASGKMVAETVLNGDLYRAIGTINTAETDPYKRAVITLPTPDNASLRKVETRAFAPKNRYLPFSQSALDKNPKLKQNDGY
- a CDS encoding GNAT family N-acetyltransferase, with product MDLIIVSDGYEDRCYCENSSRGVKQTTKAANPAKAKNYGRLKPSLGKNQDTPKKKNQNTIKINRMQALKVNDAIALRPLELADASDIFEAIDGQRGYLRTWLPFVDFTRKVEDSEQYIKSVIDAPQEHRDLVFTIRYDDRLVGLVGFKDTDWPNRKTEIGYWISERYQKKGIVTESVRRLMSYAFDNMAMNRIQIRCAAGNIRSKRIPQRLGFTLEGVERDGELLVGGVFTDLEVYSILKRER